AAATGAAGGTCACCAGCGATGTGCAACACGCACACGGTCTTTCTTTTGGCACGGTTTGTTGGCTCTCTTTGAATCTCTGAATGTtatctcttttctctctcccgcTCAAAAACGTGCCCTTTTGGGCGCGAATTCATAGAATTTACATGACTTAATGCGAGGACTTAATGtggagccatttttttttcaacaaagacGATTTAATGTATTTATGTTGTAGAAGAATGAAACAAACGTTCAGGTAAGTGAAGCATTTGCGAGAGAAACCACATGACAGTTGACAAAGCAAGAGAGTGTGGAAGAGACGGAGAAAGCGCGCCCTCCAACACAGATGATCGATTTGCGCGCGCATCCTTTTCGTCAGGTGTGATGGcgcaaaaaacgcacacacacacacacctgagCAAGCCATTGCAGGGAAAGCCCTCTCGCTCTATCCCGGCTCTTCCGCTCTTTCTTCCACACATAAGCGTGCGCATTGCATTGTCACACACTCAATCATACAGCTGAGAGCATAAGGGCGGCAAGTTGCATTTTTGGCGCGAAAAGACACTCTTTCATGAGTTAAGAAGTTGGATGGAAAATAGAAATTGGTTCGTTTTGTTACCAATGGCTTACCTGTATTGGATTGTATTAGAATGGTTTCTAGTTGTTTGTTCGGCCGATTTTTCTCATTCCGCTACTGTATTCACTTCTCACGAACGAAGGAAGATTTATTTACGTACAGTTTCTGTTTGTCAGTTCTTTAGCTTGTAGTTTATAAAacgttatccttttttttttctttatcaaactttcatttcgctttcttcttgctttaaCACAGCCCACGATGTTTGGCGGTATTGCACTCTTTTggtggcgcgcgcgcgcgcgctcgtctttttttttctacactgCGACCGTGCGTTTCGCGGGGCATTTTGGTGATGATGACGGACGGGCTTCACTGCTATTTTGTGCATTGCTGGCTCCTGGAGCCAGTGGCCTTTAGCGCCTTTTTTTCTGGGATGGGTTTGTTTCACtggtgatgaagatgatgatgcagtCCGCCCGACGATGACGAACTGCTGACGCTGGTAAGACCGTGTCCCGTTTTCGGATCAAATGCGTACTGTGCGATGACGCGCTGCCGTTCGGCTTTCACATGCTCTTCGTATATTCGCCGGGTGTCGTTTGGGTCGGGCCGGCCGAACAGCGTCCGTATGGTTGAGGAGCGCATCATACCGAAGGTTGTGGAGCTGGTGGCCGATGAATGGTGACTGATGCGGCCACTGCCGGCGGTACCGTTCGTTCGTAGGCTGCCGGCACCGTGTGCAAGGGTGCCGCTGATGCCACCACCACTAGAACCGGTGCCTGGGTAGTCGTAGGCAGCCGCCACGCGGGCAGTGGAAGCCGCGGCCGGCTGGGGCAACACGTTCGGGTGTTTCACGCTTCCGACGGTCATCGTTTCACGATTGCAGCAGGGAGGCATGGGAAGTTCACGGGCACACTACGGAAAAGGGGGGGTATCTCACAGCCACTGTAGGTGAGGTTCTAGTTTCGGTGGGATTCCAAAGCCTGCTGCCTGATTCACCCTTGCCTGAATGCTTTGGACAGCTCAAGCGGACCGCTCACTGGAACACACAGTAGAATCTTCGCTCTTTTGTACTTCGTTTCACAACACGCTTTTCGTGACTTGTAACGCACGAAAGAAGTTTTCACATAATTTCCttaaccaaacacacaaacgctcttacacgcacaaacacatgcactcttatgcgcacacacaacacatgcGTTGCTCTTTCGGTGGGATCGGGATAGATCGAGCTCTTGGCACACTTTGAATGCAGCGAGTAGAGAAATGTAAGCTTACACTTTCTtgaaacacatacacgcggcacacacacacacacacagcacaattTGCTTACGCTTCTGTCACGCTTCTATTTTCTATCGTTAATGGCAACCGTTTTCACCACGGGGCGAGAGATCTTTCCACTTGGAAGctgggggggaaaaaaaccacaacggACACGGAGAGCAAAGACGcggccgacgacgacgacacacATTCACTTATGTGTACGGGGGTACGCCCATTCACGAAGAAAACGATCACGAACGCGGAAGAAGTGTCGCTATAGTGGACCTTGCCCCTAGGAATGATTATATTCCAGACATAGGCGGCCTTTAAACATTGGTCACAGCTTTGTggaggttttttaaaaatttcatgcaGACAATGATCTTTGGTTCTTTTGTTATAATGCGCGATTCTTGTGTTGTGTGATTACCAAACGTTGAACTCCTTTGATCGTAGCttgcaacaaacacacatacacacccgtGCACACtttaaacgaaattaaatCTTCTTTAAATCGCCCTATCGGTCAGCTCACGATTCACATAGTTCACGGAATCTTGGATAAATTGGTTGGCTTGCTTGGGAcaaggagaagaaagaaaaaaaaacaaaactttcacaCAACTTTTCGTTTTGTCACGCGAGCACAGTTACGGCGGAGTACGCGATCGTCGCTAATAGGTGGGTGGAAATATTCACGCGGAACAGCCTTCGGGCGGAGCGCGCGCCAGACACGTCCGTTCGACTCGAGAGATTGATCGTGTTGTGAGAGCTGCTGCTGGCGCGCTCTGCCCGTACACTGCCGATGGTTTTCGCGGTTTCATTCCTGTCCAGGCCTGGCGGACTCGATTCACTTTAAAGAAGCATGTCTAATGCTGAAGACAAAAACAACTTCGGTAAgttttttcaaagtttttttttaatttgatggtTTAACTACAAAcatataaataattattgcGTTTAGCAATtgcatttattatttacaGAAATATTGAGGGGTTTTTTATAAACGTACGTAGATAATCACAACTCCAGATATCTTGAGGATTTTATATACTGAGTACAGTTGAACATAATTCATTAAAgaaggatacaaaaaaaaaatatttcgatGCTTACGAACCGTATAGCTTGGTGATTTGACATGCCTGTAGCATGCTGTGTTAAGTTTGAACAAGTGGcgctcacacatacacttgcAAACTATCAGGGGTGAGAAAGCATAACAACATGAAGAATGTTATTGAGTTCCTTGAATAATGTTATTGTATGTTCTGGTTCTCCTACTGGTCATCAATTAATTGATATTGTTTAAGTAAACAATATATTTCGAATAACAACATATTTTCTGATCAGTTTCACGAATTATCTTTTTAATAGCAACCAATGGGGCGACCTGGTGGTAGGATGAcaacggcgtcggtcttcacacggcacgTCCgcggttcaaattccatccggactgttCCGGGTCTGCAGCCTGCGGGACCTAGGAGATCGTAACGCCAAGAAAAAGTTCTATAATTCTATTCTACTCGGCCTGACCTGGCCGATCTCTagtgaattaaaaaatctagTGGCCATtcttcataaataaaataaaaataaaataatatcatTACGATCAGGCCACTCTTCAtgactaaaagaaaaaaaaaatattattttcaattccgAACTGGTATAAAAACTGTGTTTTAAAGTTAAGGCACGCTTGATTGTAGATTACCTGAAAATATTATGAatgatttgctttatttttttgtcgttgtatCATAAGTcctgttttcaaaaaaaaaatctcttattGTTAACATCCAGAAATTGCtttaaaacactcacacacttctCCAGAAACTTACACTTCAAGGAGGTACACTATTGTCATTTTATCAACTATAGTGTTAGTGTTATaagtgtgaaaataaaaaggattttcattatcattattgTTATTGAATTCAGTCATCACAAGTGGTTTCGATGTGGTACTTtgataatcaattataaataaatttataaataaattataaataaaaatatatgttttataTATTGTTTCGCATTACGGACCATATCACCAGCGCTTCTTGTAGTTTAGACCATGGTCAGCAACATTCATCATTacaaattaaactaaattcTGTCGATATCTGACGTCACCGAATGCATGACCTCGAAACAGAACTCACGTGCCCCGTTTGTGACGGGAAAGGCCATCGACGCCACGTTTGTTACAGTTTAACCGTCTCCGTCTGACCGCTGACATCAACGACCTTGGGAGTGCTTTTGTCCTTTGGCTTCCACCACCAACCGGAATGCGTGCTCTGTTTGTGGTTCATCCTATTTGATGCTGTCCCGTTGTGGATGGTGCAGATGGGAAAAGAGAGACGCCCAGCAGACGTGTAGTTAGCTTCATTTACATTGCTGAAACGGTCCTAGTGTCAGATGAGAAAGTTTTGCGTGTTCATTCGATTTAAGCAGTCTTTTGTAGATGTCAATTGGCAGGATGTACGACAAACGCGACACGGCTTTGAACGGTCTTACGCTGGTAGGATGAATTTTCTTGCACGATAGCTGGAAGTGTTCATCCGATACCGGACATAAACGATCGTTAGTGTGCACGGGTCGCTTACCTCGGAACGAAAGAGGAGCtaaatttcaaattccacAAGGCGCTTTCTTTCTTACGCTCCGAGTCACAGCCGACGCAAACCGTCTGTCTATCAAACGTCCTTTTTGTGATTCCAAGCGAGACTACTGTATTGCGCAAGTGCGCTCTTGGCGCTGGTTTATAGGAGaactttgtgaagctttcCTATCGTAGTGCCATGAAGTggggataaggaaaaaaaatgtgagcAGCAGATGTGCTGCAAGCAGGCAAGAGTGGAGAATCTGTCGATACTGTAGGAAATAGGACCATTTCGACCCTCGCGGAAGCAGAGCTGAACGGAAAATCAAGATACTGATGACACGTGCTTAACGACGACCGGAACGAACCCACGAAGAGGCTCTTGGGTTCGGCAAATT
This genomic window from Anopheles maculipalpis chromosome 2RL, idAnoMacuDA_375_x, whole genome shotgun sequence contains:
- the LOC126559340 gene encoding uncharacterized protein LOC126559340; this encodes MPPCCNRETMTVGSVKHPNVLPQPAAASTARVAAAYDYPGTGSSGGGISGTLAHGAGSLRTNGTAGSGRISHHSSATSSTTFGMMRSSTIRTLFGRPDPNDTRRIYEEHVKAERQRVIAQYAFDPKTGHGLTSVSSSSSSGGLHHHLHHQ